One segment of Ureibacillus thermophilus DNA contains the following:
- a CDS encoding metal-sensitive transcriptional regulator, with translation MKYDTKTINRVKRIEGQIRGILRMMEEGKDCKEVVTQLSAVRSAVDRTIGVIVSNNLIECMNKSKAEDMDELVQEAINLIVKSR, from the coding sequence TTGAAATACGATACGAAGACAATAAACCGTGTGAAGCGTATTGAAGGACAAATACGCGGGATTCTGCGCATGATGGAAGAAGGGAAAGACTGTAAAGAGGTCGTCACTCAGCTTAGCGCCGTCCGTTCCGCAGTGGACCGTACCATCGGCGTGATTGTGAGCAACAACTTGATTGAATGCATGAATAAAAGCAAAGCGGAAGATATGGATGAATTGGTGCAAGAAGCGATTAATTTAATTGTCAAAAGCCGTTAG
- a CDS encoding DMT family transporter, with amino-acid sequence MAWGALILAGLFETLVVASMNQFAVRRSWQPIALFIGSFGGSLVLLQYAMQTIPMGTAYAVWTGIGVVGGTLVGMIFYNESGNWKRILCIFAILVATIGLKLLEG; translated from the coding sequence ATGGCATGGGGGGCGCTTATACTTGCCGGTTTATTTGAAACATTGGTAGTTGCGTCGATGAATCAATTTGCCGTCCGCCGCAGCTGGCAGCCGATTGCGTTATTCATCGGAAGTTTTGGAGGGAGCTTAGTTTTATTGCAATATGCCATGCAAACGATTCCGATGGGAACCGCCTATGCCGTTTGGACGGGAATCGGTGTTGTGGGGGGTACCCTGGTAGGTATGATCTTTTACAATGAATCAGGAAATTGGAAGAGAATATTGTGCATTTTTGCCATTCTTGTGGCGACAATTGGTTTAAAATTGTTGGAGGGGTAA
- a CDS encoding S-layer homology domain-containing protein, producing MKKIGAIASAVLIASTITPAVYAENNVASESAKFKDVQLYKEDINFLAEKGLIKGYPDGTFKPNNPITRYQAINILLREIKPDVTNIPDVQYKDVKKGDYGYEEIALATALGIVSGKPDGTFDVSGNLTRAQLAKMLVETYKIPLNEKKKVSFKDVDDKDWYAKYVHILASHGIITGYEDKTFKPNNKISRAHLALILSRFLKNKDKILSNADTDGDGLTDREELILLTDPKKKDTDGDGLDDYFEYVSNVYSPTMADTDGDGVKDGDEDADSDGLSNLQELAIGTSPYLKDTDGDSLPDGQEVANGTNPLADDTDHDGLLDSEEGRFNFNPRNRDTDGDGILDGDEVIQWETAAPAYLKGEPAYPTVTMKSRAKDAFFTEIQPISTAHPLLNDSIPGLIGNAYSFNTVTDYDSAKIKFHYGNSVSNNDFQPAIFYYNEKKQALEKVPNQMRDPQTNTVEAAVDRFGVYVLIDGTVWDQAWKEAPGMSNKERARSSGDLDNPIHFTSSLSVVPADVDQAGSKTIAAAEDSGLFTKDSDRDGIPDYYETNGLIIGTGSLIKTDPNNPDTDQDGILDGDEIKFEQDKEYAVLISDPNKKDSDGDGISDADEKPAERLVYNVTDEALAVFSDLAYLDVAGMSNSTEQAQGLFDFSNKDVPPIPLSKESIQNAIRLKQKAYLVKNWEIIGFETDAISGHSGVVFRNSYSNDIVIAERGAADLAGIINNLDVLLTGDIPQLDHALALARKAIANNLYSDIYVTGHSLGGFNAQVISYHLINDSLAKNQFLSSKTAKAIQKAVFEHYQRTVTFNSVPLFNKDSLRQLGIDLDVYTNPEIPKEEIGKKKYEAYITNYQLSYDILTILGKYSKSGYLGKTVMFNYPKQAPKTVQNAPFEALKTMIQEYGKSASGGEPSNPLELKRFIINFYLWFSINGQEQYKKLVNEELGQAMEAHGIRNFDQYDF from the coding sequence ATGAAAAAAATAGGGGCCATAGCAAGCGCGGTCTTAATCGCTTCTACAATTACGCCGGCAGTTTACGCGGAAAACAACGTTGCTTCAGAAAGCGCCAAATTTAAAGATGTTCAACTGTATAAAGAAGACATCAATTTTTTAGCTGAAAAAGGATTAATCAAAGGCTACCCTGACGGAACATTCAAACCCAACAATCCGATTACAAGATACCAGGCAATCAACATTCTACTGCGGGAAATAAAACCGGATGTGACGAATATTCCCGACGTTCAATATAAAGATGTGAAAAAAGGGGACTACGGTTACGAAGAGATTGCTTTAGCAACCGCATTGGGCATTGTTTCGGGGAAACCGGATGGCACTTTTGATGTTTCGGGCAATTTGACCCGTGCGCAATTGGCAAAAATGTTGGTCGAAACCTATAAAATTCCATTGAACGAAAAGAAAAAAGTATCATTCAAAGATGTTGATGACAAAGATTGGTATGCAAAATACGTCCATATTTTAGCTTCCCATGGAATTATTACAGGGTATGAAGACAAAACCTTTAAACCGAACAATAAAATATCGAGGGCACATTTAGCCTTAATCCTGAGCCGTTTTTTGAAAAATAAGGATAAAATATTGAGCAATGCAGATACAGATGGTGATGGTTTAACGGACCGGGAAGAATTGATTTTGCTGACGGATCCCAAAAAGAAAGACACTGACGGGGACGGGTTGGATGACTATTTTGAGTATGTGAGCAATGTGTATTCCCCGACAATGGCGGATACAGATGGCGATGGAGTAAAGGATGGAGATGAGGATGCAGATTCGGATGGGCTTTCGAATTTGCAGGAATTGGCGATAGGGACATCCCCTTATTTGAAAGATACCGATGGAGACTCTCTGCCTGATGGACAAGAAGTCGCAAACGGTACAAACCCATTGGCCGATGATACGGATCATGATGGTTTGTTGGATTCGGAGGAAGGCAGATTCAATTTCAATCCCCGTAATCGGGATACCGATGGAGACGGGATTCTTGATGGGGATGAAGTGATCCAATGGGAAACAGCGGCTCCAGCCTATTTGAAAGGTGAACCGGCCTATCCGACTGTCACGATGAAAAGCCGGGCGAAAGATGCATTTTTTACGGAAATCCAACCGATTTCAACCGCCCATCCACTCTTAAATGACAGCATTCCCGGCCTGATCGGCAACGCATATTCTTTCAACACCGTCACTGATTATGATTCTGCCAAAATCAAATTCCATTATGGCAATTCCGTTTCAAACAATGATTTCCAACCGGCCATTTTTTACTATAACGAGAAAAAACAGGCTTTAGAAAAGGTGCCAAACCAAATGCGTGATCCGCAAACCAATACCGTTGAAGCGGCGGTGGACCGTTTCGGCGTTTATGTGTTGATTGATGGCACTGTATGGGATCAGGCTTGGAAAGAAGCGCCCGGCATGTCAAACAAGGAACGGGCCCGTTCATCAGGTGATCTGGATAACCCAATCCACTTTACCTCTTCACTGTCCGTTGTTCCGGCAGATGTTGATCAAGCGGGATCAAAAACAATAGCCGCTGCAGAAGATTCCGGGCTGTTCACAAAAGATTCCGATCGTGACGGCATTCCTGACTATTATGAAACGAACGGGTTGATCATCGGAACGGGCAGCCTCATTAAAACGGATCCAAATAACCCAGATACAGATCAGGACGGAATCTTGGATGGAGATGAAATCAAATTCGAACAAGACAAGGAATATGCGGTGCTCATTTCAGATCCGAATAAAAAAGATTCCGATGGAGATGGGATTTCAGATGCCGATGAAAAACCGGCTGAAAGATTGGTTTATAATGTGACGGATGAAGCCTTGGCGGTATTTTCGGATTTGGCCTATTTGGATGTTGCCGGTATGTCAAATTCCACGGAACAGGCGCAAGGTTTGTTCGACTTCTCCAATAAGGATGTTCCGCCAATACCGCTTTCGAAAGAATCCATACAGAATGCCATCCGTTTGAAACAGAAAGCTTATTTAGTGAAAAATTGGGAGATCATTGGGTTTGAAACAGACGCAATTAGCGGACATAGCGGGGTTGTGTTCCGCAATTCCTATTCCAATGACATCGTAATAGCAGAACGCGGTGCAGCCGATTTGGCGGGAATCATAAATAATCTGGACGTACTTTTGACTGGCGATATTCCTCAGTTGGATCATGCGTTGGCGTTGGCAAGAAAAGCGATCGCCAACAATTTGTACAGCGATATTTACGTGACGGGCCATTCATTGGGCGGATTTAACGCACAAGTGATTTCCTATCATTTGATCAATGATTCATTAGCGAAAAATCAATTCCTTTCATCTAAAACAGCGAAAGCCATTCAAAAAGCCGTATTCGAACATTATCAAAGAACGGTGACATTCAACTCTGTTCCGCTTTTTAATAAAGATTCTTTGCGCCAATTGGGAATTGATCTGGATGTTTACACAAATCCGGAAATTCCAAAAGAAGAGATAGGAAAGAAAAAATACGAAGCGTATATTACAAATTACCAATTAAGCTACGACATCCTTACGATTTTGGGCAAATATTCAAAGTCCGGATATCTTGGAAAAACCGTCATGTTCAATTATCCAAAACAGGCACCGAAAACAGTGCAAAACGCGCCATTTGAAGCCCTTAAAACAATGATACAGGAGTATGGGAAATCCGCATCCGGCGGGGAGCCGAGCAACCCATTGGAATTGAAAAGATTCATCATTAATTTTTATCTGTGGTTTTCCATCAATGGACAGGAACAGTATAAAAAATTGGTCAACGAAGAGTTGGGGCAAGCAATGGAGGCGCACGGCATCAGAAATTTCGATCAGTACGATTTTTAA
- a CDS encoding S1C family serine protease — MANEEKHEQEPMNEEEFLEIVLEAQKEALEKEREDRLKEEEIAKKPRRFRKMMALLMAIILAFSTFAVIFEIYSIPAIEFLKTSARLSSQKEIQSYKKAVVQITTEDGKGTGFSISENGLIVTNEHVIDDALTIKVSFPDDGLYKGEVVATYPEVDLALLQVDGKDLPYLTLSEKYQYLQQESIYIIGNPLYFTGIANEGHVLEPVLLADWEEEVYMIDAPVYRGNSGSPVINDDGKVIGIIFATLDHEKFGQVGLFIPVAYLQERMSNSSSLHSTTGS; from the coding sequence ATGGCCAATGAAGAAAAACATGAGCAAGAACCGATGAATGAAGAGGAATTCTTAGAAATTGTATTGGAGGCGCAAAAGGAGGCGCTTGAAAAAGAGAGGGAAGATCGGCTAAAAGAAGAAGAAATCGCCAAAAAACCCCGCAGATTCAGGAAAATGATGGCTTTGTTGATGGCCATTATCCTTGCCTTCAGCACCTTTGCCGTGATTTTTGAAATCTATTCCATCCCCGCCATTGAGTTTCTGAAGACTTCGGCAAGACTGTCATCCCAAAAAGAAATTCAATCTTATAAAAAAGCGGTTGTTCAAATAACGACAGAGGACGGAAAGGGTACAGGATTTTCCATTTCGGAAAACGGTTTAATCGTTACAAACGAACATGTCATTGACGACGCCCTCACGATTAAGGTCAGTTTCCCTGATGATGGCTTATATAAAGGAGAGGTTGTGGCCACGTATCCCGAAGTGGACTTGGCCTTATTGCAGGTGGATGGAAAAGACCTGCCCTATTTGACGCTGAGTGAAAAATATCAATATCTCCAACAAGAATCCATTTATATCATCGGCAATCCCCTTTACTTTACGGGCATCGCCAATGAAGGGCATGTGCTGGAACCTGTTTTGCTTGCGGATTGGGAAGAGGAAGTATATATGATCGATGCGCCGGTATATCGGGGAAACAGCGGCAGCCCAGTAATCAATGATGACGGGAAAGTAATCGGCATCATCTTCGCCACTTTGGATCATGAAAAATTTGGCCAAGTGGGGCTCTTTATCCCTGTTGCATATTTGCAGGAAAGGATGAGCAATTCATCATCCCTCCATTCGACAACAGGCTCCTGA
- a CDS encoding DMT family transporter — MNKHWMTVYVAALFEVLWVIGLAHADRFLEWAGTVCAIFLSNYLLIRASQFLPAGTVYSVFVGLGSLGAVISDIVFFGEPFHLLKICFILFIIAGVVGLQLLTDEDAGKGDEE; from the coding sequence ATGAACAAACATTGGATGACCGTTTATGTTGCCGCATTATTTGAAGTGCTGTGGGTGATCGGCCTTGCCCATGCGGATCGTTTCCTTGAATGGGCTGGAACAGTCTGCGCGATTTTCTTGAGCAATTACTTATTGATCCGGGCATCTCAATTTTTGCCTGCGGGTACGGTCTATTCGGTTTTTGTCGGATTAGGAAGCTTAGGGGCGGTCATTAGCGATATTGTATTCTTTGGAGAGCCTTTTCATCTGTTAAAGATATGCTTCATTTTGTTCATTATTGCAGGGGTTGTTGGGTTGCAGCTTTTGACGGATGAAGATGCCGGAAAGGGGGATGAAGAGTGA
- a CDS encoding FAD-dependent oxidoreductase has translation MKKVLIVGGVAGGASAAARIRRLDEQARIIMFEKGPHVSFSNCSLPYYLGGVVASKEKLVLMTPESFKTKYNIEARVNQEVIHIHRDEKMVEVKNLETNEVYKESYDVLILSPGASPVVPPFEGVNLPHVFTVRNVVDIDRLHQYVSRSNVESVAIIGGGFIGVEVAENLREAGKEVTLVEYAPQIMAPFDEDMVQILHKEMMDHGVQLIVGDGLKKITEHSIELNSGKQVEAQAVVLAIGVKPEVALAKEAGLEIGELGGIKVNANYQTSDPSIYAVGDAIEVYHRLTRRPTRLALAGPAVRQARAAADHIYGHKQENKGVIGSSVVKIFDLNCAVTGLNERAAKEANIQYDSVYIIAPDKVGIMPDSHPLHFKLIFEVPTGRILGAQAIGKGNADKRIDVIATLVTLGGTLEDLKELELAYSPIYSTARDVVNIAALVGLNILHDDYKQVHVSEVRGLVEQGATFIDVREKNEFERGHLVNAINIPLSELRERVDEIPRDKPVYLHCRSGQRSYNAVKMLQNLGFANVYNVSGSFLGISLYEYFKDVTTGRDKIVTDYNFK, from the coding sequence ATGAAAAAAGTGTTGATTGTTGGAGGCGTAGCAGGAGGAGCCAGTGCTGCCGCAAGAATTCGCCGGTTGGATGAACAGGCGCGAATCATCATGTTTGAAAAGGGGCCACACGTATCCTTTTCCAACTGTTCCTTGCCGTATTATTTGGGCGGGGTGGTAGCATCAAAAGAAAAATTGGTGCTAATGACGCCGGAGAGTTTTAAAACGAAGTACAATATCGAAGCCCGCGTCAATCAGGAAGTCATTCACATTCATCGGGATGAAAAAATGGTGGAAGTGAAAAATCTGGAAACGAATGAAGTGTATAAAGAAAGCTATGATGTTTTAATTTTATCACCTGGAGCGAGTCCAGTCGTCCCTCCGTTTGAAGGGGTGAATCTGCCGCATGTATTTACGGTGAGAAATGTGGTGGATATCGACCGCTTGCATCAATACGTGAGCCGGTCCAATGTGGAAAGCGTCGCAATCATTGGCGGAGGCTTTATAGGTGTCGAAGTGGCGGAAAATTTAAGGGAAGCGGGAAAAGAAGTCACATTGGTGGAATATGCTCCTCAAATCATGGCGCCATTTGATGAAGATATGGTGCAAATTCTTCATAAAGAAATGATGGATCATGGCGTTCAATTGATTGTCGGTGATGGGCTGAAAAAAATTACGGAACATTCCATAGAACTCAACTCCGGAAAACAAGTGGAGGCCCAAGCGGTGGTGCTGGCCATCGGAGTGAAGCCGGAAGTGGCGCTTGCCAAGGAAGCGGGGCTTGAAATTGGGGAGCTTGGAGGCATTAAAGTCAATGCCAATTATCAAACGTCCGACCCATCCATTTATGCCGTGGGGGATGCCATTGAAGTATATCATCGCTTGACCCGCAGACCGACAAGGCTCGCTTTGGCCGGACCGGCTGTCAGACAGGCGAGGGCGGCTGCGGACCATATTTATGGCCATAAGCAGGAAAATAAAGGGGTTATCGGTTCCTCTGTCGTAAAAATTTTCGATTTAAATTGCGCTGTAACCGGGTTAAATGAGCGGGCGGCAAAAGAGGCGAACATTCAATATGACAGTGTTTATATCATCGCGCCGGATAAAGTGGGAATCATGCCGGACAGCCATCCGCTCCATTTCAAATTGATTTTTGAAGTGCCGACGGGAAGAATCCTCGGGGCCCAGGCCATCGGAAAAGGAAATGCAGACAAACGCATCGATGTGATTGCCACATTAGTTACGTTGGGCGGCACGCTGGAAGATTTGAAAGAGTTGGAATTGGCCTACTCCCCGATTTACAGCACGGCGCGGGATGTGGTGAATATCGCGGCTCTTGTGGGACTGAACATCTTACACGATGATTATAAACAAGTGCACGTTTCCGAAGTGCGCGGCTTGGTGGAGCAAGGGGCAACCTTCATTGATGTCCGTGAGAAGAACGAATTTGAACGGGGGCATTTGGTGAATGCCATCAACATCCCATTGAGCGAATTGCGGGAGCGGGTCGATGAAATTCCCCGCGACAAGCCGGTATACTTGCATTGCCGTTCCGGTCAGCGGAGCTACAATGCGGTGAAAATGTTGCAAAACTTAGGATTTGCAAATGTCTACAACGTTTCCGGTTCCTTCTTGGGCATTTCTTTATATGAATACTTCAAAGATGTGACCACTGGCCGGGACAAAATCGTCACTGACTATAATTTCAAATGA
- the thpR gene encoding RNA 2',3'-cyclic phosphodiesterase yields MSKHHYFFAVKLPKEAKEFLYEWIQARKGDFPFARWVHPEDYHITLAFLGFAEKEKLEQAIEKVKPVLEKEVSFTLTLNSIGVFGPQKAPRIFWADVESSEQLFSIQKEVYQQCVETGFQLDKKPFRPHITLARKWNSGDAFDIKTLMQIREENGNTFSFNVTEVVLYETHLDRTPKYVEYANFPLAVPGA; encoded by the coding sequence TTGTCAAAGCACCATTATTTTTTTGCAGTGAAATTGCCGAAAGAAGCGAAAGAATTTTTATATGAGTGGATTCAAGCGAGAAAAGGGGATTTTCCATTTGCACGCTGGGTTCATCCGGAAGATTACCATATAACTCTGGCTTTTTTGGGGTTTGCTGAAAAGGAGAAGCTGGAGCAAGCGATAGAGAAAGTGAAGCCCGTTTTGGAAAAGGAAGTTTCATTCACATTAACATTGAATTCCATCGGCGTTTTCGGTCCACAAAAAGCTCCCCGCATTTTTTGGGCGGATGTGGAATCTTCAGAACAGCTCTTTTCCATTCAAAAAGAGGTTTATCAGCAATGTGTGGAGACGGGATTTCAATTGGATAAAAAACCTTTCCGCCCGCATATCACATTGGCGAGAAAATGGAATAGCGGGGATGCTTTTGACATAAAAACATTGATGCAGATTCGTGAGGAAAACGGAAATACTTTCTCTTTCAACGTGACGGAAGTCGTTCTTTATGAAACCCATTTGGATCGGACACCGAAGTATGTTGAGTATGCAAATTTTCCTCTGGCCGTCCCGGGAGCCTGA